The Ziziphus jujuba cultivar Dongzao chromosome 7, ASM3175591v1 genome includes a region encoding these proteins:
- the LOC107425099 gene encoding probable rhamnogalacturonate lyase B, with protein MDNGLVQLTFSKPGGDLVGIKYNGINNLLAIHNHENDRGYWDVVWRTPEKTGLSDRLQGTKFKIVKEDENQVEISFRKSWNVSYDGTSIPINVDKRYIILRGYSGFYKYAVFDRLDGWPAMGIGQIRAVYKLHPDKFTYMAISDDRQRIMPTKEDRLRGQRLDYPEAVILTHPENPQLKGEVDDKYQYSCDNKDNKIHGWISEDPPVGFWMITPSHEFRTDGPFKQELTSHTGPTVLSMFASGHYAGRELAMKFKDGEPWKKVFGPVSIYLNSVSSNEANTSHTLWKNAKEQMQEEVKKWPYNFTQSEDFPHAHQRGSVSGQLLVQDKYMNESLIWGNSAYVGLAAPGDKGSWQRESKGYQFWTQADRQGLFSIKNIRPGNYSLYASVSGFIGDYKYDNIITIQPGSNIKLDILVYKPPRNGPTLWEIGIPDRTAAEFYVPDPYPNLTNTLFNNNPKNKFRQYGLWDRYADLYPKEDLSYTIDFHDYRKDWFFAHVTRKTGDRSYKATTWQVIFELENGPNNGDYTLQIALAWASFSELQVRFNDKGCRPAHFTTGLIGKGKDNAIARHGIHGLYWFYSIKVPSYRLRQGNNTIYLTQSKAKGHFNGIMYDYIRLEGPSL; from the exons ATGGATAATGGGCTTGTTCAACTCACTTTTTCGAAACCAGGAGGCGATTTAGTTGGAATCAAATACAATGGAATTAATAATTTGCTTGCCATTCATAATCACGAAAATGACAGAGG aTACTGGGATGTTGTGTGGAGGACTCCAGAAAAAACTGGCCTTAGTGACAG ATTGCAAGGAACAAAATTTAAGATTGTAAAAGAAGATGAGAACCAAGTAGAAATTTCTTTCAGAAAATCGTGGAACGTTTCCTATGACGGTACCTCAATTCCCATAAATGTGGACAAAAG gTACATAATACTGAGAGGCTATTCTGGGTTTTACAAGTACGCTGTCTTTGACCGCCTTGATGGATGGCCAGCAATGGGGATAGGTCAAATTAGGGCTGTGTACAAGCTTCACCCTGACAA GTTTACGTACATGGCAATATCGGACGATAGGCAAAGAATAATGCCAACAAAAGAGGACCGTCTACGTGGTCAACGGCTCGATTATCCTGAAGCTGTGATTTTGACACATCCAGAAAATCCGCAACTTAAAGGAGAG GTGGATGACAAATATCAGTATTCATGCGACAACAAAGACAATAAGATTCATGGCTGGATTTCCGAGGATCCACCCGTGGGTTTCTGGATGATCACACCCAGTCATGAATTTCGTACGGATGGGCCTTTCAAACAAGAACTCACCTCACATACGGGCCCAACTGTCCTTTCT ATGTTTGCAAGTGGACACTACGCTGGGAGGGAATTGGCAATGAAGTTTAAAGATGGAGAACCTTGGAAAAAGGTTTTTGGGCCTGTTTCGATCTATCTTAATTCAGTTTCAAGCAATGAAGCAAATACCAGTCATACACTCTGGAAAAATGCTAAAGAGCAG ATGCAAGAAGAGGTTAAAAAATGGCCATACAATTTCACTCAAAGTGAAGATTTCCCTCATGCGCATCAAAGGGGCTCTGTTAGCGGTCAATTACTAGTTCAAGACAA ATACATGAATGAGAGTCTTATTTGGGGTAACTCTGCTTATGTGGGGTTAGCAGCACCTGGTGACAAGGGATCGTGGCAAAGGGAAAGCAAG GGTTATCAGTTTTGGACTCAAGCTGACCGGCAAGGGCTTTtctcaattaaaaatattcggCCTGGAAACTATAGTTTATATGCTTCCGTCTCAGGCTTTATTGGGGACtacaaatatgataatattattaccATCCAACCAG GGTCCAATATCAAATTGGACATCCTTGTATACAAGCCTCCAAGAAATGGTCCTACTCTTTGGGAAATTGGCATCCCTGATCGTACTGCTGCTGAGTTCTACGTACCAGACCCCTATCCAAATCTCACCAACACTTTGTTCAATAATAATCCCAAAAACAA GTTTAGGCAATACGGCTTGTGGGACCGTTATGCAGATTTATATCCTAAAGAAGATCTCAGCTATACCATCGATTTCCACGACTATCGAAAAGATTGGTTTTTTGCCCATGTCACTAG GAAAACCGGAGATCGCTCGTATAAAGCAACCACATGGCAGGTTATATTCGAACTTGAAAATGGACCCAACAATGGAGATTACACACTCCAAATTGCATTGGCCTGGGCATCGTTTTCTGAATTGCAG GTTCGGTTCAACGACAAAGGATGTAGGCCAGCTCATTTTACAACAGGGTTaataggaaaaggaaaggataATGCCATAGCAAGGCATGGTATCCATGGCTTGTACTGGTTTTATAGCATCAAAGTCCCAAGCTACCGGCTTCGACAAGGAAACAACACCATCTATCTTACTCAATCCAAAGCCAAAGGCCATTTCAATGGAATTATGTATGATTATATCAGACTAGAAGGACCTTCACTATAA
- the LOC107425101 gene encoding probable mannitol dehydrogenase has protein sequence MGVPEKKGKMAKAPEAEEKEHPVKAFGWAARDSSGYLFPFNFSRRETGDEDVRLKVLYCGICHTDLHFIKNDWGISLYPLVPGHEIVGEVTQVGSKVKKVKVGDKVGVGCRAGACHSCENCYNDLESYCSKTIRTYSSIYHDGTVTYGGYSDTMVAEQRYVVRFHDNMPLDSGAPLLCAGITVYSPLKYFGLGEPGKHVGIVGLGGVGHVAVKFAKALGAKVKVISTSPSKKSEALDRLAADSFLVSHDLDQMQANTGTLDGIIDTVSAVHSISPLLGLLKSHGKLVLVGAPEKPLELPVFPLISGRKMVVGSCVGGMKETQEMIDFASEHNITADIEVISMDYVNTAMQRLVKNDVRYRFVIDIGNTLSCIYNTLEDLLLCFSTFRLLRYCNTL, from the exons ATGGGAGTTccagagaaaaaaggaaaaatggcaAAGGCCCCAGAAGCAGAAGAAAAAGAGCATCCAGTGAAGGCATTTGGGTGGGCCGCTAGAGACTCATCTGGGTATCTCTTTCCCTTCAACTTCTCCAGaag gGAAACAGGTGATGAGGACGTGAGGTTAAAGGTATTGTATTGCGGGATTTGCCACACAGATCTTCATTTTATTAAGAATGATTGGGGCATCTCGCTTTACCCCCTTGTTCCCGG ACATGAGATTGTAGGGGAAGTGACCCAAGTAGGAAGCAAAGTGAAGAAGGTGAAAGTGGGAGACAAAGTGGGTGTGGGATGCAGGGCTGGTGCTTGCCATTCCTGCGAGAACTGCTACAATGACCTCGAAAGCTACTGCTCCAAAACCATACGAACCTACTCTTCCATTTACCACGATGGAACCGTCACATACGGCGGCTACTCCGACACCATGGTCGCCGAACAGCGCTACGTCGTTCGGTTTCACGATAACATGCCGCTGGATTCCGGTGCTCCTCTACTGTGTGCTGGGATTACCGTTTACAGTCCCTTGAAATATTTTGGGCTGGGGGAACCTGGCAAGCATGTTGGGATTGTAGGCCTCGGTGGAGTTGGTCATGTGGCTGTCAAATTTGCAAAGGCTCTTGGTGCTAAAGTCAAGGTAATTAGTACCTCCCCAAGCAAGAAATCTGAAGCTTTGGATCGTCTTGCTGCTGATTCTTTTTTGGTCAGCCACGACCTGGACCAAATGCAG gcaAACACAGGAACTTTGGATGGGATCATAGACACGGTCTCAGCTGTGCATTCTATTTCGCCGCTACTCGGTCTCTTGAAGTCCCATGGAAAGCTTGTTCTTGTGGGTGCACCGGAAAAGCCATTAGAGCTACCCGTTTTTCCTTTAATATCGG GAAGGAAGATGGTGGTGGGTAGTTGCGTTGGGGGAATGAAAGAGACGCAAGAGATGATTGATTTTGCTTCAGAACATAACATAACAGCCGATATCGAGGTTATTTCTATGGATTATGTGAACACAGCAATGCAACGCCTCGTTAAGAATGATGTTCGATACCGCTTTGTCATTGACATTGGAAATACTCTTAGCTGCATCTACAATACCTTAGAAGACTTGCTTTTATGTTTTTCAACTTTCCGGCTGCTTCGCTACTGTAACACACTatga
- the LOC107425106 gene encoding probable mannitol dehydrogenase, with amino-acid sequence MVKAPVEEHPKAAFGWAARDSSGLLSPFNFSRRETGEKDVRFKVLYCGICHSDLHVVKNEWGNTVYPVVPGHELVGIVTEVGTKVQKFKTGDKVGVGCLVGACHSCNNCANDLENYCSKVIFTYGGSKYHDGTTTYGGYSDTMVADEHYIVRIPDNVPLDASAPLLCAGITVYSPLRYFGFDKPGLNIGVVGLGGLGHVAVKFAKAMGVKVTVISTSPNKKKEAIDHLGADSFLVSTDQDQMLAAMGTLDGIVDTVSAVHPLPTLIGLLKSHAKLVMVGAPDKPLELPAFPLLLGRKTVAGSCIGGMKETQEMIDFAAKHNITADIEVIPIDYVNTAMDRLAKGDVKYRFVIDIGKTLKC; translated from the exons atggtaaaagcTCCAGTAGAAGAGCACCCTAAGGCAGCGTTTGGATGGGCAGCCAGAGATTCTTCTGGCCTCCTCTCTCCCTTTAATTTCTCTAGGAG GGAAACAGGGGAAAAAGACGTTAGATTCAAAGTATTGTATTGTGGAATTTGCCACTCCGACTTGCACGTGGTCAAGAATGAATGGGGGAATACTGTTTACCCTGTCGTTCCTGG GCATGAACTTGTGGGTATAGTGACAGAGGTTGGTACCAAAGTGCAAAAGTTCAAAACTGGGGATAAAGTTGGTGTTGGATGCCTGGTTGGAGCTTGCCATTCCTGCAACAACTGTGCCAATGACCTTGAAAATTACTGCTCAAAAGTCATATTCACCTATGGTGGTTCCAAGTACCATGATGGAACCACCACATATGGAGGTTACTCAGACACCATGGTGGCCGATGAGCACTATATAGTCCGCATTCCTGATAACGTACCACTTGATGCTTCTGCCCCACTTCTGTGTGCTGGGATTACTGTTTACAGCCCACTCAGATATTTCGGATTCGATAAACCCGGTTTGAATATAGGTGTGGTTGGGCTCGGTGGACTAGGACATGTGGCAGTGAAATTTGCCAAGGCTATGGGAGTTAAGGTTACAGTGATCAGTACCTCCCCTAACAAGAAGAAGGAAGCTATTGATCATCTTGGTGCTGATTCATTTCTGGTTAGCACTGACCAAGATCAGATGCTG GCTGCTATGGGGACATTGGATGGAATAGTTGATACAGTTTCTGCAGTCCATCCACTTCCTACTTTGATTGGTCTATTGAAGTCTCATGCAAAACTTGTTATGGTTGGTGCACCAGATAAGCCACTTGAGCTGCCAGCTTTTCCTCTGCTGTTGG GAAGGAAGACGGTAGCTGGTAGTTGCATTGGAGGGATGAAGGAGACTCAAGAGATGATTGATTTTGCGGCCAAACACAACATAACAGCTGACATTGAAGTTATACCGATTGATTATGTAAACACTGCCATGGATCGTCTTGCAAAGGGTGATGTTAAATATCGATTTGTCATTGATATTGGGAAAACATTAAAGTGTTAG